Proteins encoded in a region of the Anguilla anguilla isolate fAngAng1 chromosome 10, fAngAng1.pri, whole genome shotgun sequence genome:
- the LOC118237448 gene encoding uncharacterized protein LOC118237448 isoform X2, producing the protein MAGCGSRHKVRQWPVSDISGHQHKTVFPDKCHTNEKEFVFVVGDSHLRSFADGVVNMPEGRLSFGFMATPGGDATALCLEISHLGDTPRTPDAVCLLAPGNNMTSSRTIEEAARAFGTLLSVALQHWPNKVFVVDFPIRHVHATLEYQLLLKQEYHRVAAKMGVRYFATNNVFQSSKRYIPRRCGYIITVLGVHSYACFSGT; encoded by the exons ATGGCAGGGTGTGGCTCACGTCATAAAGTCCGTCAATGGCCTGTGTCAGACATCAGTGGGCATCAGCACAAGACTGTGTTTCCTGACAAATGTCACACCAATGAGAAAGAG TTTGTGTTCGTTGTTGGCGATTCACATCTCAGATCTTTTGCTGATGGAGTTGTAAACATGCCAGAGGGTCGGCTGTCCTTTGGTTTTATGGCCACACCTGGAGGAGATGCAACAGCGTTGTGTTTGGAGATCTCCCATCTTGGTGATACTCCACGTACTCCGGATGCAGTGTGCCTGCTTGCTCCGGGGAACAACATGACCTCAAGTCGCACTATTGAGGAGGCTGCCAGGGCCTTTGGGACTCTCCTCAGTGTTGCATTGCAACACTGGCCGAACAAG GTGTTTGTGGTGGATTTCCCCATACGACATGTACATGCAACACTGGAGTACCAGCTTCTGCTAAAGCAGGAATATCACCGAGTTGCAGCAAAGATGGGGGTGCGGTACTTCGCAACAAACAATGTTTTCCAGTCATCCAAAAGATATATTCCAAGACGTTGTGGATACATCATCACTGTTCTTGGAGTACATTCTTATGCATGTTTCTCTGGgacttaa
- the LOC118237448 gene encoding uncharacterized protein LOC118237448 isoform X1 has protein sequence MLILKTKKKEINSRPAAVLAIKKGKNHIRGGEGNSIFQTTISIAEQHGIQLRSGNPNKAKGNCLYESIIDNINARECFPELFTERPKHYRNVWNTVDEQKIKASPYYPNIYTEQKWREAWQTLQTTNQYDLDYFGDMAILSCAHTTKKDILVFNTPWKTTNAQPHSPIYVISADAIDPANARDTHVPLVLAYNGHHFESLIPVSNVDVDKTIVLVDAYKTGTYKTPRSLAQMFELIGNDLHNTESNCPTTNKTICTQATENQKRTELTATTSNVQIQNYAPKSHSLDEGNNTSDTIAITLPDVCNSCQKPFQRLLVHLRMSKQCQLHYNMQSSYQEVIVKHADQKPLWQAAKRQKLQKHKQSEVNVGQTMLTNNLYHVRKRKNPLQLKPVQYT, from the coding sequence ATGCtgatattgaaaacaaaaaaaaaggaaataaacagcaGACCAGCTGCAGTACTTGCCATAAAAAAGGGCAAGAACCACATAAGAGGAGGTGAAGGCAACTCAATATTTCAGACGACAATTAGCATAGCAGAGCAGCATGGTATCCAACTTAGAAGTGGCAATCCAAACAAGGCCAAAGGTAATTGCTTGTATGAATCCATTATTGATAACATAAATGCAAGAGAATGTTTTCCAGAACTTTTTACAGAAAGGCCTAAGCACTATAGAAACGTCTGGAATACTGTAGATGAACAGAAAATTAAGGCATCTCCATACTATCcaaacatatatacagaacAGAAGTGGAGAGAAGCGTGGCAAACTTTGCAAACAACTAACCAATATGATCTTGACTATTTTGGTGATATGGCTATCCTTAGTTGTGCTCATACTACTAAGAAAGATATCCTTGTTTTCAACACACCTTGGAAAACAACGAATGCTCAACCTCATAGTCCAATATATGTAATATCTGCAGATGCAATAGATCCAGCAAATGCAAGAGATACTCATGTTCCATTGGTGTTGGCATACAATGGCCATCATTTTGAAAGCCTCATTCCTGTTTCTAATGTTGATGTtgacaaaacaattgttttggtgGATGCATACAAGACTGGCACCTATAAGACTCCTAGGTCTTTAGCACAAATGTTTGAGCTCATTGGAAATGatttacacaacacagaaaGCAATTGtcccacaacaaataaaaccatatgtacacaggccacagaaaaccagaaaagaacaGAGCTTACAGCTACCACCAGTAATGTCCAGATTCAAAATTATGCTCCTAAATCCCACAGTTTAGATGAAGGCAATAATACCAGTGATACCATAGCAATAACTTTGCCAGATGTATGCAACAGTtgtcaaaagccatttcaaaggctGCTGGTACATTTGCGCATGTCAAAACaatgtcaattacattacaacatgCAATCTTCATATCAAGAAGTCATTGTGAAACACGCAGACCAAAAACCTCTATGGCAAGCTGCCAAACgtcaaaaactgcaaaaacataaGCAAAGTGAGGTCAATGTAGGCCAAACCATGTTGACCAACAACCTCTACCAtgtcagaaagagaaagaatccACTCCAATTGAAGCCAGTGCAATACACATGA